From one Mytilus edulis chromosome 1, xbMytEdul2.2, whole genome shotgun sequence genomic stretch:
- the LOC139522515 gene encoding ceramide kinase-like: MLYLNDNHVNVSLEGGVMTVTSEENNLLASIEIRYLLKSVLERTNLNVHYVIQKKNMNLKVKTLVLHGDEEDAQMLHSDIEHILKDRPRRLLVIINPNSGKRKGMKIYQKVAAPLFQLCGLKAHVIVTKKQKEPTDILKNYNLSNIDGIVTVGGDGLYCECMNGLIARVQRDNNVNVNCHNTDIVSASIPMGIIPAGSGNVIVQYLHGTKCARTAVLHILLGGNVESNVCSAHEGGKLLSYSALILGFGLFGDMMHDCEKFRWMGPLRYNVVPVASMFKRREIDVEIEYYSANKEKATKRIKGLGKQISLPNGFMIPSSKSKIQRTKSTPGVLDSSDVQECEKEEGRVYAVDTHAIMMKEKSGRMIPSFGQDSLMVYTTHKCTLSDHVSQLTKVKNEQPDCYDYKFVSKHKVSSYKVRLLNATVSENTKTLQKDFFLNCDGEVIRITEPEFDVKLHKKAVRIFGNASG, from the exons atgctttaCTTAAACGACAACCATGTCAATGTGAGCTTGGAAGGAGGTGTGATGACTGTTACAAGTGAAGAAAATAATTTACTTG catCTATCGAGATACGTTATCTGTTAAAATCTGTGTTGGAACGTACAAATCTAAATGTGCATTATGTGATACAGAAGAAAAATATGAACCTTAAAGTGAAAACTTTGGTTCTTCATGGAGATGAAGAGGATGCACAAATGTTGCACAGTGATATCGAACATATATTAAAAG ATCGTCCAAGGCGGCTTCTAGTAATCATCAACCCAAATAGTGGTAAGAGGAAAGGAATGAAAATATACCAAAAAGTTGCAGCTCCTTTATTTCAACTCTGTGGCTTGAAAGCTCATGTCATTG TAACTAAAAAACAGAAAGAGCCTACTGATATCCTGAAGAACTACAATCTATCGAATATTGACGG TATAGTAACAGTAGGAGGTGATGGTTTATACTGTGAGTGTATGAATGGACTAATTGCACGTGTTCAACGAGACAACAATGTAAATGTAAATTGTCACAATACTGACATTGTGTCAGCATCAATTCCTATGGGCATCATTCCAGCAGGCTCTGGTAACGTGATTGTTCAATATCTTCATGGGACGAAATGTGCACGCACTGCTGTTCTCCATATATTACTTGGTGGCAACGTCGAGTCCAACGTTTGTAGTGCTCACGAAGGAGGCAAACTTTTGTCATATTCGGCACTGATTCTTGGATTTGGACTGTTTGGTGATATGATGCACGACTGTGAGAAGTTTCGGTGGATGGGACCGTTAAGATATAATg ttgtCCCTGTGGCTTCGATGTTTAAGAGAAGGGAAATTGATGTAGAAATAGAATATTATTCAGCTAACAAAGAAAAAGCAACAAAACGAATAAAGGGATTGGGAAAACAAATATCCCTTCCAAATGGCTTCATGATACCTTCAAGTAAATCAAAAATACAACGAACTAAATCCACACCAGGTGTACTTGACAGTTCAGATGTCCAAG AATGTGAAAAGGAAGAAGGACGTGTATATGCAGTAGATACACATGCCATTATGATGAAAGAAAAATCAGGAAGAATGATTCCAAGTTTCGGACAAGATTCACTTATGGTGTACACCACTCATAAATGTACATTGTCAGACCATGTGTCACAGCTAACCAAAGTGAAAAACGAACAACCCGATTGT tATGATTACAAATTTGTAAGCAAACACAAAGTTTCTAGTTATAAAGTCCGACTGCTGAATGCTACAGTTTCTGAAAATACGAAAACCCTTCAAAAAGATTTCTTCCTGAACTGTGATGGTGAAGTCATTCGAATAACAGAGCCTGAGTTTGATGTAAAGCTACATAAGAAAGCAGTGAGGATCTTTGGAAATGCTTCCGGGTGA